One genomic region from Lycorma delicatula isolate Av1 chromosome 1, ASM4794821v1, whole genome shotgun sequence encodes:
- the RIOK2 gene encoding RIO kinase 2 translates to MGKLNVNMLRYLSKEDFRVLTAIEMGMKNHELVPASLAASIANLRHGGVHKVLRELCKHRLLSYERGKHYDGYRLTNGGYDYLALKTLTSRGSLVSFGNQIGTGKESNVYVVANGDGQSLCLKLHRLGRICFRNLKEKRDYHKHRHKASWLYLSRISATKEFAYLKALHDRQFPVPKPIDCNRHCVIMELVDGYPLSQVHEVPNIEALYDDLMNLIVKLGNCGVIHGDFNEFNLMITPGGKPILIDFPQMVSTCHINAQMYFERDVNCVRDFFKRRFGYESEMFPTFDVINREDAMDLEVSASGFTKQMEKHLLIGMGIDEGSDDDNETEEGDEENNKDQESSEIEKLRLSVEQSLLESEKNISSNQLDNYNNKEIDKLNELENLKEKVENISVNSNDIVSNKDLQASNDFITVEKCIEISESNNKKLEESLKSDGNFSDNESNYAESDLVSVAWTNSTTASTIPPDVIRDRVKKALDKREQAIVKKRCMAKGEASAVMRKRRENRETVKDYEKFSEWE, encoded by the exons attgaGATGGGCATGAAAAATCATGAGTTGGTTCCCGCATCTCTTGCTGCTTCAATAGCTAACTTGCGACATGGTGGTGTACATAAAGTATTACGAGAACTTTGCAAACATCGACTACTCAGTTATGAAAGAGGAAAACATT atgATGGTTATCGATTGACAAATGGTGGTTATGATTACCTAGCTTTAAAGACATTAACATCTAGAGGATCACTAGTATCATTTGGTAATCAGATCGGAACTGGAAAGGAATCAAATGTGTATGTAGTTGCTAATGGTGATGGTCAATCCCTTTGTCTTAAATTGCACAg gctTGGTAGAATTTGTTTCCGAAACTTAAAGGAGAAGCGTGATTATCATAAACACCGGCATAAGGCATCATGGCTTTATTTGTCAAGAATATCTGCTACTAAAGAATTTGCATACTTGAAGGCATTACATGATCGTCAATTTCCTGTTCCAAAACCTATTGATTGTAATAGACATTGTGTTATTATGGAACTTGTTGATGGTTATCCACT gaGCCAAGTGCATGAAGTACCAAATATTGAAGCACTTTATGATGacttaatgaatttaattgtaaaacttgGTAATTGTGGCGTTATACATGGtgattttaatgaattcaatttaatgattacTCCTGGTGGTAAacctattttaattgattttccaCAAATGGTATCAACTTGTCATATAAATGCccaaat gtatTTTGAAAGAGATGTTAATTGTGTACGTGACTTTTTCAAGAGACGTTTTGGATATGAAAGTGAAATGTTTCCTACATTTGATGtaattaa ccGAGAAGATGCTATGGATCTTGAAGTTTCTGCTAGTGGTTTTACTAAACAAatggaaaaacatttattaattggAATGGGAATTGATGAGGGAagtgatgatgataatgaaaCAGAAGAGGGTGATGAAGAGAACAATAAAGATCAGGAAAGttctgaaattgaaaaattaagattgTCTGTTGAACAGTCCTTattagaaagtgaaaaaaatattagttcaaatcagcttgataattataataataaagagattGATAAACTAAATGAACTTGAAAACTTAAAAGAGAAGgttgaaaatatttcagttaatagtAATGATATTGTAAGTAATAAAGATTTGCAAGCaagtaatgattttattactgttgaaAAATGCATAGAAATATcagaaagtaacaataaaaaacttgAAGAAAGTTTGAAGTCTGATGGTAATTTTAGTGATAATGAGAGTAATTATGCAGAATCTGATTTAGTAAGTGTTGCTTGGACTAATTCTACTACGGCTTCTACAATTCCACCTGATGTAATAAGGGATAGGGTCAAAAAAGCTTTAGACAAAAGAGAACAAGCTATTGTTAAAAAACGTTGTATGGCTAAAGGTGAAGCCAGTGCAGTTATGAGAAAACGTAGGGAAAACAGAGAAACTgttaaagattatgaaaaattctCTGAGTGGGAATGA